DNA sequence from the Elusimicrobiota bacterium genome:
CTGCATTATTGGAAATAATAAGGAAATATGTATAATGAAAAAATGTATCCTCGTAGTTGAAGATGATCACACACTTGCCGGCGCGGTGGAAGCGCGGTTGCAATCAGATGGATATGAAATTATCCTGGCTTATGACGGTGAAGAGGCTGTGGAGTTCATTAACAAAAAAAATATTGATCTTGCATTACTTGACGTTATGCTGCCAAAAATGAACGGGCACGGCGTATGTGCGTATATTAGGTCAAAGAAAAAGTTTGAGCATATACCCGTGATAATGATGACTGCGCTGAATACTATGGCGGATATCGACGAAGCATTTCGTTGCGGGGCTAATGACTATATTGTGAAACCGTTCTCGTTTGAACGGCTTACCTCAAAAGTACAGAAGTTACTGGAACAAAATAAATAAGGAGATGTTTAAACAATGACAAAACAATTTAAAGTGTCCGAGTTACAGACAGCCCGCGGAAAATTTAAACCGGTCTTACCGGCAATCCTGAAACACGGCCCCGGTGCCGTTGTTACGAAAGCTGGTAATCCCACCCAAAGCATTGCGGATTATGATACCGTAAAAAACCTTTTCCCTCTTACCTACGGAATGCCGTTGGTTAAGTTCGGGAAAGGTAAAAACCCGGCTGTTACAAAAAAAATTGTGCGGGTTGGCGTAGTACTCTCCGGAGGTCAAGCACCCGGGGGACATAACGTTATTGCAGGGTTATATGACGGGTTAAAAAAAGCTAACCAAAAGAACAAACTTATCGGCTTCCTTGGCGGGCCATCGGGTATCCTTGATAATAAATGGAAAGAAATCACCGCACCATTTATGGACCAGTACCGCAATACTGGCGGGTTTGATATTATCCAGTCTGGCCGGACAAAAATTGAAACCCCGGAACAGTTTGAGTTAGCAAGTAATAATTTGATTGCAAATAAACTTGATGCGCTTGTAGTAGTTGGGGGGGATGATTCAAATACAAACGCTGCGTTGTTAGCTGAATACTTTAAGATAAAAAACCTTCCTGTTTCCGTGATTGGCGTACCTAAAACTATTGACGGTGACCTAAAAAATGACCAGATTGAAGCGTCCTTCGGGTTTGATACCGCAACTAAGATTTACGCGGAACTCGTTGGTAATATCTGCCGGGACGTAAACTCCGCACAAAAGTATTGGCATTTTGTGCGGTTAATGGGCCGCAGTGCGTCGCATATCACGCTCGAGGTTGGATTGAAAACACAACCTAATATTGTGCTTATAGGTGAAGAGGTTAAATCAAGAAATCTTACCCTCGCGCAGGTGGTACATTATATAGTAGATGTTATCGTTGCACGGGCTGAGGTAAAGAAAAATTTTGGCGTTATTCTCGTCCCGGAAGGATTGGTTGAGTTTATCCCTGAGATAAAACAGTTAATCGCAGTACTCAACGACGTACTAGCAGAGAACGAACAAACACTTCATGCAATGGCGGGATTAGACGATAAAAAAGTGTTTGTTATCTCAAAACTACCGGAGAACCTAGCGGCATTAATGAAGTCGTTACCCTCCGGGATTTCATCACAATTAATGCTGGACCGCGATCCTCACGGTAATGTCCAGGTGTCACAGATTGAAACCGAGAAGTTGCTAATAGATATGATAAAGAAACAACTTTCTGACCTCAAGAAGGAAGGGAAGTATAATGGTAAGTTCGCAACTAATACGCATTTTCTGGGATATGAAGGGCGGTGCGGTGCGCCATCAAACTTTGATGCGAACTACACTTACGCACTGGGTTATACCGCTGCGGTATTGGCGATGAATGCGTTAACCGGTTATCTTT
Encoded proteins:
- a CDS encoding response regulator, which encodes MKKCILVVEDDHTLAGAVEARLQSDGYEIILAYDGEEAVEFINKKNIDLALLDVMLPKMNGHGVCAYIRSKKKFEHIPVIMMTALNTMADIDEAFRCGANDYIVKPFSFERLTSKVQKLLEQNK
- a CDS encoding diphosphate--fructose-6-phosphate 1-phosphotransferase; amino-acid sequence: MTKQFKVSELQTARGKFKPVLPAILKHGPGAVVTKAGNPTQSIADYDTVKNLFPLTYGMPLVKFGKGKNPAVTKKIVRVGVVLSGGQAPGGHNVIAGLYDGLKKANQKNKLIGFLGGPSGILDNKWKEITAPFMDQYRNTGGFDIIQSGRTKIETPEQFELASNNLIANKLDALVVVGGDDSNTNAALLAEYFKIKNLPVSVIGVPKTIDGDLKNDQIEASFGFDTATKIYAELVGNICRDVNSAQKYWHFVRLMGRSASHITLEVGLKTQPNIVLIGEEVKSRNLTLAQVVHYIVDVIVARAEVKKNFGVILVPEGLVEFIPEIKQLIAVLNDVLAENEQTLHAMAGLDDKKVFVISKLPENLAALMKSLPSGISSQLMLDRDPHGNVQVSQIETEKLLIDMIKKQLSDLKKEGKYNGKFATNTHFLGYEGRCGAPSNFDANYTYALGYTAAVLAMNALTGYLSSVKGLTSKSSSWTCGGVPLTMMMNIERRKGKEKPVIQKALVDLNGKPFKALEVNRDKWASTDCYVYPGPIQYFGPSVVADITTKTLALEQGGKKK